DNA from Drosophila suzukii chromosome 2R, CBGP_Dsuzu_IsoJpt1.0, whole genome shotgun sequence:
GTAGTAGATCTGATATACCTAATATAAttggaaaaatttattttccaaaCTTTAATGCTAGCATGTTTGTTCGATTTGAATTAGTGGTTTAACTTGAGGATTTTtggttttgaaatatttttattttcctacGTAATTTTGAAATctggttaaaaaatatttaatattcttATGACTTATGATTTTGAAACGCACTGCAGTCACACTCACAGGCACACAGATCTACTCAGTTAGCTAAGAGTTGCAAGTGGGGATGCAATCTAGTGGTCATATACCGCCATGGCCTTGTTGGCTAGTTTCCACATCCTGGTTGATATTTAAATCTCTGTAAGGTAAGAAGGAACTGGAGACTGTCTGATGAGCAAGGGGCTCTAAAATCGAAATGTCGAAAATGTATCCGGATTTGTCTTCCGGGAAATCTTTCCGGCGAGAACGGCGAGGCAAGACTGTGACCCGCTAGAAGGAAACTAGACTTAAAGCCAAGACATTCGTGATGACGTTCGCCACGTCAGCGGCCTCTTCAGTAACGAAGGCGAAAAACTTTCTGGCCCTGACGTCACTACCAACAGGATGAGGTGGAATAAACAAATTGCACACAACTCGATTAGCAGGTCCTGGGAATGAGGTATATGGGGAATAACAGCTCCCACCACCTCGCAAGATTGGTTcttacataaatacatatttattttgatgtGCATCTAAATGAATAAGGTGAGCCTAGGGTCGTATACGTGAGTGATTTATCGACTCTTTTATTGCGTTGGGCCTGATGAGACTTCGACACTCATCAGACCGGCAAAGGCCAGATGGGCCAAACTCAAATAAATTGGTAGCTGTAACAAAATTGCACCGCTCCGATCGCTTTGTGCTCCGGCTTTCCCGGCTTGGCACGCACATGGTGGATACGGCTGCTCCACCTGCTGCCCACCGGATGGGTCCGGAAATTGCAAATTATGTTTCGTGACAAAGTTCCATCAAGGAGAGCTGCCTGACGGAGCCAAGTTTTCAGACAAACTTATTAAAAAGTAAGCGCAAATAAGcgcaaaaaaatttaaaaagcaaAAATAGACCTGGCCCGCAGCAAGGACCTCGTTTTTGGCATTACGCTGCCAGCTCTCGAGGCGAAAGGATGTGTGCTTATACAAAGTGTTAAGTGTATCAAGTGTAGAATAAATAATAGGAAGTATTTGTTATATACTTATTAGGTACTTACTTTCCCTTTGACCTGTTTGCCATCGCCTTTTCCTGGTTTGGTTGCCATTTTACTGGTGGTTTCTTCGAATTTTTACAATAATCTTAAGATTTAATAAGAACtccttttaaattttaaataactcGTTTCACCAACTGAAATTAATTGTGttgtgattttatttttgtttggttgCTCGACAGGAGCCTAAAAAGTGTTTTGATGAGTGCGTATTTCACAAAAGCACAGCCAACTAAACCCTAACTTTACGTAATCCTGTGGGGAAGGACCCTTCCGCCATTTATTGGCAAAAGGACTTTGTTTGTTTCAGTTTCTATAGAAATTTGACAATCCTTCTACGCACCAGGTTACTGTTGCCATTTGCATATCGATTGGATATAGGAAATGGGTCTAGTACCTTCGTACGGAGTTCTGGCAGTTACGGAGAAGAGATTCAAAGTTTAGGAAACTTGTAATTATAATTTGAATCTTATGAAAATATATGTCATAATGATCTATTTCAACAATCTCTTATTACAGCATTTTTAAATTCCTACACAAAATCTTCCACTGGAATTATTGGAGGAACTTATGATTTACGGGATGTTATTAATATGGAGGTTCCATAAAAAGGGATTACATATGATTCAATTTATATAAAACTAAACCAGTcctttaataaattttaatgtctACACAGcagttgaaaataataatttaaaaatatttaacttattcCACATAGAAAGCTCTCAAATTACATCCAGACATCAAAATCCAAAATTTCTATACTTTTCTACGTCAAGCTAAGTGAGattaattttttaagtaaaaaaGATAATTTATTTATGCTTTACACTATTAAAACCCCTGTTAAAGTCTTTGTTtcgatttaaataattatatttttcaaatcaAACGAGTGTGGTGATGCAGCTGAATGCACCGATCTAGGGTCGAATAAACAAAGCATGCTCGTTAAGATCAAAAGATTGATGTCTCTGGGGTCGTCCGCGAGTCATAAAGTGGCAGTGCCGGCAGCGGTGCCCAAAACCCAAATGAGCCGGTCCGCTGTGGTGGCGAGCTCTTTGATTGGAACGCCTCTTGATGCGACATGCATATCAATTAATTACGACTGTTACATTTGGCTGGGCCTCGGTGGACACCGCGTCAGGCGGGATTGGGTAATGCGATCGGGGATATTACAACAGAATACAAGACCTGGGGGCGATTGCAAATCGCTGGGCAGTCGGATATCGGACGCACTCCGACCGAACCCGTGCAGTTGGCCGAATTTATTCAAATCAGTTGAATTCCACGCGGGGAAGCGTATAGGTGTCGTCTCTCTCCGGATCGCCGTATCAATTGCAATGTGCAAATACGTCTTAATTGCTGCACTGGCCGTAATGGTAAGTGGGCAATTAAAGCAGCCACCCATCACCCAATAATCACCCCATTAACATTGCCCTTGGCTGCATAGGGCTCCATTATCCAAGTGCGAGCCACGCTGCACGATCTGCCCGGGGTCTTTGACTTCTCCAACGTGGATCTGGTGAACTTCCAGTACTTCAAGAACCTGGCTTCGCAGGATCCCCGAACCGCCGCCACCGCCAATCCGTTTCTGGAGCACTTTCAGAAGAAGAAGGCGGTGCTGGACTACCTCGACCGACTGTTCTTTGGTAACTCGCCGTTTCAGCAACCCAGTGAGATTCCCTTTGATCCTCA
Protein-coding regions in this window:
- the LOC118876777 gene encoding uncharacterized protein; translated protein: MLVKIKRLMSLGSSASHKVAVPAAVPKTQMSRSAVVASSLIGTPLDATCISINYDCYIWLGLGGHRVRRDWVMRSGILQQNTRPGGDCKSLGSRISDALRPNPCSWPNLFKSVEFHAGKRIGVVSLRIAVSIAMCKYVLIAALAVMGSIIQVRATLHDLPGVFDFSNVDLVNFQYFKNLASQDPRTAATANPFLEHFQKKKAVLDYLDRLFFGNSPFQQPSEIPFDPHFGRSWRPVYERKFGHRGERLIAALGSGYSVSQLRHFGAIPREYGTPHYPS